The Plasmodium reichenowi strain SY57 chromosome Unknown, whole genome shotgun sequence genomic sequence aaaaaaaatattatatatatatatacaaacCCTTAAATATGTAgtatattttgtttttattactaCATTGCGAAAAgttaaataattataaaaattagcctaatatattttaagccatatacatatatatatatatattttgcGGCATGCTAAATGGAAAATATTGAAACAATGAAACCTTACTTTCCTGCATCCTTGAATGGTGAGATATACGtaatataagaattatataagttataaatttacttattttttatatacatttattctttgatttgtttattttattatatttttcatagGATGCGAATCTGTATCAgatgaattttttaaatgcTTAAATAAGAACTTAATACCTTTTGGCGATGATAAATCAATAAAAAGTTCACAACAGGATTGTCAGTATTTTAAGAAggtaagaaaaaaatttatattgaccgattatataattcttaaAAAGTAAAGCAAATTATGTATAAACACTTTATATggtttattatatatatatatatatatatatatatatatatatgttaattcatttattattatatattttttaagaaCTATGAAAAATGTACAGACGAAAAGCTAAAGAAACTTAAAAGTCCATTGATGTTTCTCACAGAATACaaagagaaaaataaataaaccAAAGGGGTGCAGAAAAAAgtattctttttttatattataaaattatataagaTTTAAGtttatgtatttttctttattcaaaaataagaatacataatattttaatcaATTTATTGGAAgaatgtatatataaatattaaatatattttttaatttttttttttttt encodes the following:
- a CDS encoding hypothetical protein (conserved Plasmodium protein, unknown function), which encodes MENIETMKPYFPASLNGCESVSDEFFKCLNKNLIPFGDDKSIKSSQQDCQYFKKNYEKCTDEKLKKLKSPLMFLTEYKEKNK